A window of Nitratireductor kimnyeongensis genomic DNA:
AAAAAGGACGCTATACCCTGGTCTTTCTCGCCGCCCCTGCGGATCAAGGCCGCGCCAAAGAGGAACAGGCCCCGCTTGTCGAGCTTACCTATAACTGGGACCCGGAACGCTACGAAGGCGGCCGGAATTTCGGTCACCTCGCTTATGAGGTCGATGACATTTACGCTCTTTGCGACCGGTTGATGAAGGCCGGTATCACAATAAACCGCCCCCCTCGCGATGGTCGTATGGCGTTTGTCCGTTCCCCAGACGGGATCTCCATCGAGCTTCTTCAGAAGGGCGGTGCCAAGGAACCGGCCGAGCCTTGGGCCTCCATGGAAAACACCGGAAGCTGGTAAAATCTGCAAACGCGCCGTGCGTCA
This region includes:
- the gloA gene encoding lactoylglutathione lyase; translation: MRYLHTMVRVKDIDESLDFYCNKLGLTEVRRSENEKGRYTLVFLAAPADQGRAKEEQAPLVELTYNWDPERYEGGRNFGHLAYEVDDIYALCDRLMKAGITINRPPRDGRMAFVRSPDGISIELLQKGGAKEPAEPWASMENTGSW